The DNA window AAACTACCGTCTGGTGAAATTCGAATAAGAGAAAGGCGCCCGGCGTCCCCCGGAGAGCGGCCTCAAGATTCCAGGACGACCACCGCGGCGGCGACGCCGCCGTCGTGGGTAACGCTGAGAACGGCGCCGCGCGCGCCCAGCGCCTCGGCGCGCGCCTTCGCACCCCCGTGAAACACCACGCGCGGCGGCTCGCCCGGCGCGCGGGTCACCTCCACGTTCCGAAAATAGACGCCGCGGGAAACGCCGGTCCCGAGCGCCTTCATCCCCGCCTCCTTGGCGGCGAAACGGGCCGCCAGCGACGGACAGGGATCCGCCTTCCGCATGCAGTAGGATCTCTCCCCTTCGGTGAAAACCCGGCGGAGAAACCGCTCGCCGAAGCGATCCAGCGCGCGGCGCACGCGCTCGATCCCGATCAGGTCGATGCCGATGCCGACGATCATCTTTTCCTCCCCGCCGCTCCGGCGTTCTCCTCGGACACCTCCCCGCCGCGGCGCGTCCGGCGG is part of the Candidatus Eisenbacteria bacterium genome and encodes:
- the acpS gene encoding holo-ACP synthase; this encodes MIVGIGIDLIGIERVRRALDRFGERFLRRVFTEGERSYCMRKADPCPSLAARFAAKEAGMKALGTGVSRGVYFRNVEVTRAPGEPPRVVFHGGAKARAEALGARGAVLSVTHDGGVAAAVVVLES